In Coffea eugenioides isolate CCC68of chromosome 4, Ceug_1.0, whole genome shotgun sequence, the genomic stretch TAAAATGATTGGCTCCAAAAATGACCGTTGTAAAATGTTTCAAAAAATGACCAAGTAAAATACTGTCTCATTTTGGCTATATTTGGGCGTTTGCTGATGTTGTTATGCGTTTACTGACGCGCATCATCAGTATTGTACGTGTAATTTCCATGACACGGCTCGATATAATGGGGGGCATTATACCCCCATTATACATTGCCTTGGATGCTCTAAGTATACATACCACCCAACCCGACCAGCCAGCACTGCACTGCACTAGCAGAGGAGTAACAGAAAGGGTGGCCCACTGCCAGACTATTCCATAATTCAAAGTTTCAAACCATTTGAACTTTCCAGctcccggggggggggggggggaagggcAACCACTTCTCTAGGATTGATTCGATCAGGTCCAGCAAATAGGAGAATGTTGAATGTAGAAGCACGGAATATGCTATTGTTTGTTTGGAATTGGTTGCTAAATTAGAAGAATTGGAACTTGGAACAGAGCCAGAACACAAAAAATTTCTGAGGCTAAAACTGCATTCTGAATCCATCATTAGCCGATTGACAAAGGAATCTCAACCACCACCAATTCTTATTCCCACCCTAATGGTTCAAGTTCCCAACCACTGAATGGtttaaaaggaaaacaaaaaagatttttctttcttgtaaTTTATTCTATCTGTTTACAGGGTCGCCAACAAAGCTCAACCTTTTACATATCCTAAGATACAATTCACACAAGAGTTACAGCGGGCGTCGAAAGAAGAATCATCAACCTGAATATCAAAAGCTGAAAAACTTCAAAGAGCTGCGAAATTCAAACGTATGAGCTCTTTCAACTTCTtaaatttgcatttcttttttacttttgaaAAACATATTATCAACAAAAGTACCCATCTCAAAAGTACTCCTTTGACAAAACCAAACCAGATGTCAGCGGAAAAGCCAATatacaacaacaacaaacaACAGCAGAGAAAGTAGTATTTATCTAATGCTTTTAGCTTGGCGAAGATAGAAATGATCGATGCGAACAGCAAATGAAGTCAAGCGCTTCTTCTATCTCGTTCGCTCCCTCAGAATCTTCATGCCAACATACCTGTCGAAACACAACAACAGGAAATTAGTCTCTGTCTTTTAACAGTTTCTTTTAATCAATCACCATTGAACTCACCGGCCCAGCATTAAAAGAGTGGCTTGAGGATTAGTTCCAGGTGACACTGTGAATATTGAACCATCAACAACTCTAAGTGCCTGAATTCCCAGAACCCTGAAGTTTCTGTCAACCACCTTTCCTACAAGGCAGCCGCCATGGTAATGCCATATGGTATTGACCGTTCGACGACAGAACTCTCCCATCAGCCTGTCGTTCGATAGATCAACAGGCAATGGTGGTCCTATGTACCTAAAATCTCGATCCCCAAACAACTGAGAGAACTTGAAATCCTCCATGGAGCGGCTTCTAAGTACATCAGCAATCTTTCTCGTCCCATTTACGCATCTCTCAGTATCAGCAGGGTCACTGAAGTAATTGAACCTTACTATAGGGTTCACCCTGACATCGGTTGAAGCCAATCTGAGAGAACCAGCTGACAGGGGTCCAACAATCTTCTCCATCAAGGTTGCAACGGTAAAATAGACGGGAGAAGGCGGAGTCCTAGAGAAAAAATTGTGAGCACGGGAAGCAAATGGAATAGCGTTTGAGGCAGCTTCAAGATAAGCCCCAGAAGAGGTAATTCCCACCACCTGTATCAATGATTGTTCAAGAGGCACCGGGGGCACAATGGAAATGCCATTTCTTGGATTGTCATATAGGAACTGACCCACGTAAGGATGGTGATGCACTACAGGTATTCCCCACGAGGAGAGATAAGGCCTTGGTCCAATCCCACTCAAGAGCAGAAGCTGTGGGCTGCCAATAGCTCCTGCAGAAAGCAAAACTTCTCCCATCTCCCGCAGCATTGCATGGTGGAACCGACCCGTCTTGTCTCTGAATACCACCCCAATCGCTGATTGTCTGGGAGCTGCAGAAGCCGGTGAAGAAGCGAAAATAACCCTCTCAACACTAGCGTATACAGCCACCTTAATATTAGAAGGCTTTGCATAGCTAAGAAGATCAGCAGCACTGTGCCTCCTACCAGCGCTATCAAAAGTGGAACCCCCAATCTTGGTGCCTACAACATGGTCCAAAGCAAACCCATTGTAAGGACCGATTCCAGCCTCCAGCAATCCATCCCTAATGGCAGATTGCCAGATCCTGAGTTCAGGCCTGAACACAATGGCCTTCTCAACCCACTTATAGGATTGATTAACCACCCGAAGATCCCAGTTGATTAGTGAATTCCTGAAGAAATCCGGGTCGGCTCTGCTGTAGAAACCAGCATTAATTGCGCTACTGCCTCCAAGAACTCGGCCTCTGGCGTTGGGAACACCGTCTTCAGAAGTAAAA encodes the following:
- the LOC113768500 gene encoding (R)-mandelonitrile lyase-like, coding for MGFVFNATEMPSEDYYDYIIVGGGTAGCPLAATLSENFRVLVLERGGVPYGMPNLMTQEGFLSTLVDLDATDSPAQAFTSEDGVPNARGRVLGGSSAINAGFYSRADPDFFRNSLINWDLRVVNQSYKWVEKAIVFRPELRIWQSAIRDGLLEAGIGPYNGFALDHVVGTKIGGSTFDSAGRRHSAADLLSYAKPSNIKVAVYASVERVIFASSPASAAPRQSAIGVVFRDKTGRFHHAMLREMGEVLLSAGAIGSPQLLLLSGIGPRPYLSSWGIPVVHHHPYVGQFLYDNPRNGISIVPPVPLEQSLIQVVGITSSGAYLEAASNAIPFASRAHNFFSRTPPSPVYFTVATLMEKIVGPLSAGSLRLASTDVRVNPIVRFNYFSDPADTERCVNGTRKIADVLRSRSMEDFKFSQLFGDRDFRYIGPPLPVDLSNDRLMGEFCRRTVNTIWHYHGGCLVGKVVDRNFRVLGIQALRVVDGSIFTVSPGTNPQATLLMLGRYVGMKILRERTR